The DNA segment GTACAGCGGGACGTACAGGTGTACAGGTTCGCCGCTGATGGTAATCCTGTAGTAGAGGCACTGCTGGTTGTTGAGCGTGTGCGTGTCGTAGCAGTTGTTGCTTGTCCGGGAAATAAGGTCGATGCGGTAGGCGAGATCTTCGGTGTCGTAGTCCTGCTCGAACGCGCCGGGCACTTCCTTGAGCAACTGCTTGTGGAGGACTTCACTGTAGCTCTGCATGAGGATCCTGCTCGTGGAGGTCTTGCCCCATACAGCCGTGCCCAGGAGGAACGTGTCGGTGATGTTCGCTTCTTTCCTGCCGTTGAAGAATGCTGTCGCCTTGATGAGGTCGGTCAGCGACATCCATTGGCGGATGGAAATGTAGAGGTCGTTGTTGTCTGCGGCTTCGGAGAGTTGGCCGATGATGCCGAGAACATCTTCAGAAAGCGAGACTTGCTTGATTTCGCTCAGCCACTGGCGCCGTTCTTCGGTGGAGATGGTCAGTTCCGGGTCCACGGTGAAGTTCTCGATTTCAAACTGGTTCTGCAGCAGGTGGCACAGTGCAGGCGACGAGAGGCTTTCGGGGAGCGTGATGGTGAGCGTGATGCGGTCGGCCATGCCCGTCTGGCGCATTGCCGTTTCGGGGCGGATTTCGCCGAGGATAACCAGCGGGATATCTTCGCGGTCCTGGATGGCGACCTGGAGGTTGTGCTTGGTCGTTTCGCTTGCGGGGTTGAATCCCTTGAAGATAATTATGTCGTAGCCGGCGAGCTTTTCGGGGAAATCCATCTCCCTTTTGCCGAACTTGAGCACTTTCGGGTTGCGGAAGGTGGCGATGAGGCGCTTAGTCAGGAGGGACTTGCCCGAGCCGCAACGGCCGAAAATGTAGAAGGGTTCGCTGATGATTACGCCGAGGAAGGCGAGCTGGAAACAGAATTCGCGTTCGGGGATGCCGACAGAAAGGGATTGTACAAGTTTGGATATGCGTTCGGTAAGGGTCATTGGGTAATTCCTGGTACGATTATATTTACGTAATATAAAAATAATATTGTTTGAAAAAGTGGTTCAAGATGCTCCAGCATCGTTTTTTTTGTGGTCGTCCGGCTAGCGCAGGAGGGCCATGATTCTGGCTTCGGCTTCTGGGGTCACATTCACAGTTTGGGCAGCTACGAACAACTTGGCGTTCGCGGCAGAGTTCGGGCTAAGTCGGCAGGCGTCTTTTTCGGTGGTGATAACGTTATGCCCCTCTGCGAGCAGTTTGGATACAATGTTTTCGATTCCTGTGTCGTGGTCTCGCAGGGCGATGGCTTTTTGTATTTGCAGCTCTATGTGCTCCATGTCGTGGAAGAACCTTTGCGGGTCGCCGATTCCGGCCACGAGTGTGGCGGGGGCTCCGGGTGCATGGCCCTGGATGTTGCAAATTTGCTGTATGCAAAAGCGGACATCGGGGGTGGTGCCTGCGCAATTCAGCCGGAGTGCTATGTTCTTGTGGTCTTTGGCGAGGCTCCGTGCCCTGCCCGCGGGGAACAAGTCGGCGATGCCCTGCGGTTCATCGCCCCATTCAAGGCATATCGCCTTCGCGAATTGCAGGCGCGAATCTTCGAAGCCGTCGTCGCAGAGGATGATATCGAAATCCGGGTCCAGCTTGTGTGCGGCCGTGTAGCGGTTCCGCGTGGCAAGTACGGTGCAGCGGGGGAGTTTGTTCTTGAGCAGTTCGGCTTCGTCTTTTGCCGCCGCATGGCAGAGGACGGCGACTTTTTTCCCTTGGTCGCAAAGTTTGTTTGCGAGCCAGATGCAGAAGGGCGTCTTGCCCGCACCGCCGTTACGGTATGCCCCGACAATCACGACTTGGGCGTGCGATGTCGGCCGGCCGGGCCTAAGGCACAGCCGGTGGTGTATAACGTAAGCGGCGCGGTACAGCGCTGCTAAGGGGTACAGTAGCAAGTTTCTTTTTTTAGAGGCCAATATCGTTGCGCTTCTGCTGCAGGAACAAGTCTGCAAGGACCAAAGCCGCCATGCTTTCGACAATCACGGGGGCGCGCACGGCGACGCAGG comes from the uncultured Fibrobacter sp. genome and includes:
- a CDS encoding tetraacyldisaccharide 4'-kinase; the encoded protein is MLLYPLAALYRAAYVIHHRLCLRPGRPTSHAQVVIVGAYRNGGAGKTPFCIWLANKLCDQGKKVAVLCHAAAKDEAELLKNKLPRCTVLATRNRYTAAHKLDPDFDIILCDDGFEDSRLQFAKAICLEWGDEPQGIADLFPAGRARSLAKDHKNIALRLNCAGTTPDVRFCIQQICNIQGHAPGAPATLVAGIGDPQRFFHDMEHIELQIQKAIALRDHDTGIENIVSKLLAEGHNVITTEKDACRLSPNSAANAKLFVAAQTVNVTPEAEARIMALLR